The DNA window TAGGGCAATTGAATGCTTCAGAATTAATTGGCGGAAGTAAGATAAAACAAACCTGTTGAGGCAAGAATCGTATTGGTAAACATCTGGTGAAACACAAGCATTGCCATCACTGATAGAGTACCCAGCAAGGACCATAAGCTTTCCATTCAGAACAACTACGCCAAAGCCTGTTTTAGCAGGCCCAGGCATTGGCACAAGTTCCTGCCGTTTATGTCCAAAACAATCAAGAACCTCCCAGTGGCTCTCTTTACCTTCAGCATCTACAGTCAAGACATACAGCCATTCCTCAAGCATTCCAGCTAGTTTACGGACAGTGATGAACTCTTTGCTTTTGACAAAGGATCTCCATCGCTTGGAGACAGCACCCATGACAGGAACATCAGAACGGGGAACAAGAGCAAGGCAGTGCTTAGAAACATCATCGGGTAACCCAGGCAAGATGGGACTATGATAATCATCAGCAACCTCAGAAATTaagaaggatttgattttagcATTAACAGCTTCGGGAACTAAGACAGAACCGCCTTTTGCAGTTGGAGTATCTAGCTGGAAAGAGTCACAGAACATATCTGATTCTTTGAATCTCTTCACAGAAATAGGACCCGGCATCTTTCCCAAGTCACAGGTTATAGGAATTTTGGTACCACAATTTTCGTGAATAAAAAATGTCCCAGGAAGACAAGTATCAATGCAACAAATAGAATCTGAGTTTCTAATTAAGAAAATTCATAAAATCCTTCACTAATGGGAATTCTACAAGACCAAGGCATAAAAGATGTTGTGAATCGGATCTTTTGAGCTGTAAAGGCCAACGGTTTTCTATGGTTATCAGATTCAATGTCCATACCACTTTCACCTACTGCACTATAACTCAGATTTGTCAACCCTATATGAAAGTTCAAGTTTCCTGAAGTGCTTTTCCCCTCACTCATTGCCCAAGCACCTACAATCATTGACAGACCCATCAAACAGAGAGCATATGAAGAGATGAGAAGACAACAAATAGTTGATCAATAAGCAGGCACTCTAATGGAACAAAATATACCTGCCAAGCCCATAGCCTTGTGAGTTTTAACCTCCGCGGACTTCCATTTCTTTACTGTATAATCGTCtgcatcaaataaaaaaaaaagatgagatAAATATACATATCAAATCAGCTCTAGTTGGATAAAACAACAGGTAAGGTCAAAGCACAACCCAAATTTAGGATTCTGAAGAATACAAACAAGGTGCAGATCTTATAATTCCAGTCTTGAAGATTAATAAAAC is part of the Salvia splendens isolate huo1 chromosome 6, SspV2, whole genome shotgun sequence genome and encodes:
- the LOC121807523 gene encoding F-box/kelch-repeat protein At1g67480-like isoform X2, which codes for MGLAGAWAMSEGKSTSGNLNFHIGLTNLSYSAVGESGMDIESDNHRKPLAFTAQKIRFTTSFMPWSCRIPISEGFYEFCDLGKMPGPISVKRFKESDMFCDSFQLDTPTAKGGSVLVPEAVNAKIKSFLISEVADDYHSPILPGLPDDVSKHCLALVPRSDVPVMGAVSKRWRSFVKSKEFITVRKLAGMLEEWLYVLTVDAEGKESHWEVLDCFGHKRQELVPMPGPAKTGFGVVVLNGKLMVLAGYSISDGNACVSPDVYQYDSCLNSWRKLANMNVARYDFGCAEVNGMTYAVGGCGMDGESLSSVEVYDPEADKWTMIESLRRPRWGCFACGFEGKLYIMGGRSTFTIGNSRFIDVYSPDSHTWSQMKNGCVMVTAHAVLGKKLCCMEWKNQRRLAIYNPTDNSWKMVPVPVTGSSSIGFRFGSLDGKLLLFSAEEDPGYHTLLYDPNAAPGSEWRTSEIKPAGSCLCSVTIEA